One window from the genome of Actinoplanes teichomyceticus ATCC 31121 encodes:
- a CDS encoding TrmH family RNA methyltransferase: protein MPAIAITSPDDSRIGDYRALTDLELRTRWEPPNGLFIAEGELVIQRALRAGYRMRSALVDEKRAGQLTGLPGDAPLYAAAPPVLEAITGFHVHRGILASFHRRPLPALAELLAGARNLAVLEGLNTHTNLGALFRSAAALGIDAVVLSPNCADPLYRRAVRVSMGEVFAIPYTKTDTWPDPLAAIRAAGFTLLALTPAPDAVALQALTADQRRRPALLLGAEGPGLTREALAASDVRVAIPMHNNVDSLNVATAAAITFYELTRDALP, encoded by the coding sequence GTGCCAGCCATCGCCATCACCAGTCCCGACGACTCCCGCATCGGCGACTACCGCGCCCTGACCGATCTCGAACTGCGCACCCGCTGGGAGCCGCCCAACGGGCTGTTCATCGCCGAGGGCGAGCTCGTCATCCAGCGGGCGCTGCGGGCCGGGTACCGGATGCGTTCGGCGCTGGTCGACGAGAAGCGCGCCGGCCAGCTCACCGGCCTGCCCGGCGACGCCCCGCTGTACGCCGCCGCCCCGCCGGTCCTGGAGGCGATCACCGGCTTCCACGTGCACCGCGGCATCCTCGCCTCGTTCCATCGCCGTCCGCTGCCGGCGCTGGCCGAGCTGCTCGCCGGGGCCCGGAACCTGGCCGTGCTGGAGGGCCTGAACACGCACACCAATCTGGGCGCGCTGTTCCGCAGCGCCGCCGCGCTCGGCATCGACGCGGTCGTGCTCTCCCCGAACTGCGCCGACCCGCTCTACCGCCGGGCGGTCCGGGTCAGCATGGGCGAGGTGTTCGCCATCCCGTACACCAAGACCGACACCTGGCCGGACCCGCTCGCCGCGATCCGTGCCGCCGGTTTCACGCTGCTCGCCCTGACCCCGGCGCCGGACGCGGTCGCCCTCCAGGCGCTCACCGCGGACCAGCGGCGACGGCCCGCCCTGCTGCTCGGGGCGGAGGGCCCCGGCCTGACCCGGGAGGCGCTGGCGGCCAGTGACGTACGGGTGGCCATCCCGATGCACAACAACGTCGACTCGCTGAACGTCGCCACCGCGGCCGCCATCACGTTCTACGAGCTGACCCGCGACGCGTTGCCCTGA
- a CDS encoding GNAT family N-acetyltransferase has translation MNRTPELVTARLRLRQWTDADLAGWAAMNADPRVREFFPGALTREQAAASLDHFRAGLAARGWGWWAVEVTATGEFIGMAGLDPVDDDVPVTGVEAGWRLAAPAWGHGYATEAARAVLDHGFRVLRLPEILAITVAGNARSRAVMERLGMVHDRSADFDDRTVPPGPLRPSVVYRLKRPCARPDAAVRLY, from the coding sequence ATGAACAGGACACCGGAGCTGGTCACCGCGCGGTTGCGGCTGCGGCAGTGGACCGATGCGGACCTGGCCGGCTGGGCGGCGATGAACGCCGACCCGCGGGTCCGGGAGTTCTTCCCCGGCGCGCTCACCCGGGAGCAGGCCGCCGCGTCCCTCGACCATTTCCGCGCCGGGCTGGCCGCGCGCGGCTGGGGGTGGTGGGCGGTCGAGGTCACGGCGACCGGCGAGTTCATCGGGATGGCCGGGCTCGACCCGGTGGACGACGACGTCCCGGTCACCGGGGTCGAGGCGGGCTGGCGGCTGGCCGCGCCGGCGTGGGGGCACGGGTACGCGACCGAGGCGGCCCGGGCGGTGCTCGACCACGGGTTCCGCGTGCTGCGGCTGCCGGAGATCCTGGCCATCACGGTGGCCGGCAACGCCCGCTCCCGGGCGGTGATGGAGCGCCTGGGGATGGTCCACGACCGGTCCGCCGACTTCGACGACCGCACCGTGCCGCCCGGACCGCTGCGCCCCTCGGTCGTCTACCGGCTGAAGCGCCCGTGTGCGCGCCCCGATGCGGCAGTACGGTTGTACTGA
- a CDS encoding flavohemoprotein produces the protein MSSGQGSDPHLLALLRAIRLRQSAPDAAAAGAADTAAALSELSAGKPPPKPEPAPDAGTPPPAAPGAAGGRDPGGATRPGGPKRVGGVGRATPGGPGPGARAATSEGDTVAGPQGGATAGRSGDDDRPPKAGSELLWRGDQGAALGRAGLGAAARRPGAAGPPDRAASAAYGVPINRVNPISGINPAGPATPVPAVPGVPKVRPIGGAGTEFPSVTPAEYAAHFAHRTARRNLPSDGMDPGDTMALRDTQRLLSTGLTFAGGVDEVAERLWDALLQAQPDLLTTLPGTPDSQRAQLARALTWLVHRLDDPPAVVAGCAQLGAALAECGVQWNQLQMVSAALAEAMRAGMAPGVWRQEFDHAWRWTWQHVYEWLVHGGTLVAYQPTVWETEVVGHQLRRPDLAVVQLRPFLPLPYRPGQYARVELDGVPGAWRPYSLAGAPQRDDVIELHVRAKTETGVSGTLVHHTRVGDRIRVGRAEGAMGVPAEPGRGMLMIAGDTGVAPMKAMLAHLAVTQDPRPAVLFWGVRNLDELYDIEELLEIAGEAPRATVIPVVSEGDPGPYPYGLVTDAVAAYGEWTRHEVYLAGPPLMLAATSLALQQLGVSPQRIHHDAPE, from the coding sequence TTGTCGTCTGGTCAGGGATCAGACCCGCACCTGCTCGCCCTGCTGCGGGCCATCCGGCTCCGCCAGAGCGCGCCGGACGCGGCCGCCGCCGGCGCCGCCGACACGGCCGCCGCGCTGTCCGAGCTGTCCGCCGGCAAGCCGCCGCCGAAGCCCGAGCCGGCGCCGGACGCCGGGACACCGCCGCCGGCGGCGCCCGGCGCCGCCGGTGGGCGTGACCCGGGCGGCGCGACCAGGCCGGGCGGGCCGAAACGGGTCGGCGGCGTCGGGCGCGCAACGCCGGGCGGACCCGGGCCGGGCGCCCGGGCCGCGACCTCGGAGGGTGACACGGTGGCAGGTCCGCAGGGCGGTGCGACGGCCGGGCGCTCCGGCGACGACGACCGGCCGCCCAAGGCCGGATCGGAGCTGCTCTGGCGCGGGGACCAGGGTGCTGCGCTGGGCCGGGCCGGGCTCGGCGCCGCGGCCCGGCGGCCGGGCGCCGCGGGGCCGCCGGATCGGGCGGCGAGTGCGGCCTACGGCGTACCGATCAATCGGGTCAATCCGATCAGCGGGATCAACCCGGCCGGACCGGCGACCCCGGTCCCGGCCGTCCCGGGCGTGCCGAAGGTGCGCCCGATCGGCGGCGCGGGCACCGAGTTCCCCTCGGTGACCCCGGCCGAGTACGCCGCGCACTTCGCCCATCGGACCGCCCGGCGCAACCTGCCCTCGGACGGCATGGACCCGGGCGACACCATGGCGCTGCGGGACACCCAACGGCTGCTCAGCACCGGCCTGACCTTCGCCGGCGGTGTCGACGAGGTGGCCGAGCGGCTGTGGGACGCGCTGCTGCAGGCCCAGCCGGACCTGCTCACCACGCTGCCCGGCACCCCGGACTCGCAGCGTGCCCAGCTGGCCCGGGCGCTGACCTGGCTGGTGCACCGGCTCGACGACCCGCCCGCCGTGGTCGCCGGGTGCGCGCAGCTGGGCGCGGCCCTGGCCGAGTGCGGCGTGCAGTGGAACCAGCTGCAGATGGTCAGCGCGGCGCTCGCCGAGGCGATGCGCGCCGGGATGGCGCCGGGCGTCTGGCGGCAGGAGTTCGACCACGCCTGGCGCTGGACCTGGCAGCACGTCTACGAGTGGCTCGTGCACGGGGGCACGCTGGTCGCCTACCAGCCGACCGTCTGGGAGACCGAGGTGGTCGGCCACCAGCTGCGCCGTCCCGACCTGGCGGTGGTGCAACTGCGGCCGTTCCTGCCGCTGCCCTACCGCCCGGGCCAGTACGCCCGGGTCGAGCTCGACGGCGTGCCCGGCGCCTGGCGGCCGTACTCCCTGGCCGGCGCCCCGCAGCGGGACGACGTGATCGAGCTGCACGTGCGGGCCAAGACCGAGACCGGGGTGAGCGGCACGCTGGTGCACCACACCCGGGTCGGCGACCGCATCCGGGTCGGCCGCGCCGAGGGCGCCATGGGCGTGCCCGCCGAGCCCGGCCGCGGCATGTTGATGATCGCCGGGGACACCGGGGTCGCGCCGATGAAGGCGATGCTCGCGCATCTGGCCGTGACCCAGGACCCGCGGCCGGCGGTGCTGTTCTGGGGCGTGCGCAACCTCGACGAGCTGTACGACATCGAGGAGCTGCTGGAGATCGCCGGGGAGGCGCCGCGGGCCACGGTGATCCCGGTGGTCTCCGAGGGCGATCCCGGGCCGTACCCGTACGGGCTGGTCACCGACGCGGTGGCGGCCTACGGCGAGTGGACCCGGCACGAGGTGTATCTGGCCGGTCCGCCGCTCATGCTGGCCGCGACCAGTCTCGCGCTGCAGCAGCTGGGCGTCTCCCCGCAGCGGATCCACCACGACGCCCCGGAGTGA